A single Octopus sinensis unplaced genomic scaffold, ASM634580v1 Contig10079, whole genome shotgun sequence DNA region contains:
- the LOC115228258 gene encoding 60 kDa neurofilament protein-like, with the protein MSRNLRFGDSFKFRRDFKDENNINSENTTTYLKQTVEISNPPTSLAFGTPELDMFKDSRMREKSEMTNLNSRLANYIEISREKSNLNFELMDELEYVKNQIRNETGAIKELYEAELGQLRNVLDDMEHDKNEFILVADNNQRMCDDLEERINNFKNSEENNILKIKELDNQLSNLDFKINNLSSKNDFLKDEKNRDSEIIKNLRLDLEIAQNVWELLILQELNEETILRSDSQNRCQSIAEEIQFNTDIHERVLISRNIKKELKDLLAMANYDPLNQSKEWLNCEFSSCIKEIQEEYNNRLDEVKSEMESQYNTKNSMLISQNEKLRNEIKLLKDQYDYLSMQKMNEIDEIRKHQAAALAELRTIIDDNLSLQMEIVSYQKLLEYEEAR; encoded by the exons ATGTCAAGAAACTTAAGATTTGGTGATTCTTTCAAGTTTCGCCGAGACTTTAAAGATGAAAACAATATCAATTCCGAAAACACAACTACCTACTTAAAACAAACTGTAGAAATCTCAAATCCGCCCACGAGTCTAGCTTTTGGAACTCCTGAATTAGACATGTTTAAAGACTCTAGGATGAGAGAAAAATCCGAAATGACAAATTTGAATTCCCGCCTAGCTAATTACATAGAAATTTCTCGAGAAAAGTCAAATCTAAATTTTGAATTGATGGACGAACTTGAATATGTCAAAAACCAAATCAGAAACGAAACTGGTGCTATTAAAGAATTGTATGAAGCCGAGCTGGGACAACTCAGAAATGTTCTCGATGATATGGAACATGATAAAAACGAATTTATTTTGGTTGCTGATAACAATCAAAGAATGTGTGACGATTTAGAAGAAAG aattaacaattttaaaaattcagaagagaataacattttaaaaataaaagaattggacAACCAACTGTCAAATttggattttaaaataaataatttatcttcaaaaaATGACTTTTTGAAAGATGAAAAAAACAGAGATTCTGAGATTATAAAGAACTTGAGATTAGATCTTGAAATCGCTCAAAATGTGTGGGAATTATTAATTTTGCAGGAATTAAACGAAGAGACGATTTTACGATCAGACAGCCAAAACAGATGTCAATCAATTGCGGAAGAAATACAGTTTAATACAGATATTCACGAACGGGTTTTAATTAGTCGAAATATAAAAAAGGAATTGAAAGATTTGCTTGCTATGGCTAACTACGATCCACTAAATCAGTCAAAGGAGTGGTTGAATTGTGAATTTTCGTCATGCATTAAGGAAATTCAAGAAGAATACAACAATAGGCTGGATGAAGTCAAATCTGAAATGGAATCTCAATACAATACGAAA AATTCGATGCTAATTTCACAAAATGAAAAGCTTAGAAATGAGATTAAACTTTTGAAAGATCAATATGATTACTTGTCGAtgcaaaaaatgaatgaaatagacGAAATCAGAAAGCACCAGGCAGCTGCTCTTGCGGAACTTAGAACAATTATTGATGATAATTTATCTCTACAAATGGAAATTGTGTCATATCAAAAGTTGCTTGAATACGAGGAGGCTAGGTAA